The Podarcis muralis chromosome 10, rPodMur119.hap1.1, whole genome shotgun sequence genome includes a region encoding these proteins:
- the TASOR2 gene encoding protein TASOR 2 isoform X1, protein MSPSNHKSSAERKTKALYCSWKGQLFIQQQRLCDIVLRSPFSSSIPAELPARLEIRYVVGISELRKKLPEAVFGENNYTNHEGTVLKLFCHQGILFRLYEVEMLNQNEQKVNQLTESLKEKDLALVKYLNDRAILILLSSSAIVKEKDSGPGESTCLQALFLISSPRPKCLTAKDLKCEHGANKRYSQVALVLPGLHHALVEAAKHPVDSGDPLSTLVKLHLQEFAKLDKKNLRPSTCSLDSPPLSSFDVFSKKPELESLSEKCPQSSLFRLQFYLSHPQNYALEMSTATAFLHGRTRSSRGSGGSSNLQEADTSSGLNLDSLARHEPIGTVETARTQRPGQPAPHSKEADVEPSEMGERTLEQHKRKSSRLLVANARKKLSPPKEVSSKEDKGKQKKARKENSNLSLPASKNSESPGGSNEPTLKLKILQNPLRRKRGAEVLSAEFVQQTPCESAVKAAPSSESLGVEEKKSRVSKQKKDSTAENVSSEKMSTRNQMKRKSSHQREDEIPPASDENDPSRERSLDQDACPSPKVLNCDSHALNLLADLALSSNSPLLSNSSGASLPPSPSRERRRLHKGKHSDKSSDHEYHRVTKKLKTASFSGKTGPESDLSPEQSGEGRESPSSSHENNPAGSSKRRAAKPSLATPPRETGYLSDSSIHSLISSEHSYASPVSESCKKGAPGTKNGVKNARLGPLVGKVMPFRHQQRICHPHKQLRGYIPFTRSAVMAARLKEDFSKSHKVTFCDKTVKVTFQWEADYPPNLDSKYTNNILERTVIRAVHGPWDTRLLDDSDEMMRILHMWVALFYNKPFRSPTIRNVVEYRNPSKFVSLRSIVDAFEVIDDDCEGSYSLEKCPADSLSDDNRTPREADERAVSSSEKPLSCNELSSTNCIDEAPIVIPDDPSDLPEEEESHVAASKPKEKVNPSDKVAVEKPDEELPLDPALSAESQSRNLTDEHTEGRSRPQERGTDAEATASVALAEVSQSDAASKDAEVLENSASKQPSANTMAGGVSAEKISELKASSPSAEEKEDSPRSGGAVLLRPAEIGWLEADSDCGEVNKPCREGRGSQDLPVDEEDIEGESTGWESIELALSDSNDTDSEPRDMDLDQENKEEEGCAIEDREAARASTSPVTFPPSPATVSEHQAESPGTQEDFVLSTPNSASLGPADAVKGFCLSEEDREDNLFDSLPLRTSPVNQITHDEVAQSPGTEDAVELAKHPMSPNQMDVAESTRRSQEDNKTNLEDSASAQAAGLKDMATRGESVESRDSVVLANSPKFPNPVGSDDTSFASTEEKGMNLADSVSPEESPVHQTSPDDVTELPTAQEDSVKSTKHHISLNQMDLIEDISQEEGNLTDPSPLQTCGPCQVQSSPSVQGESTGKQENSALSAPNLAPEKEIDLVAASCVSPEEDGIHMADVLKLQVSPVYQVISDEEEDLPGNQEHSAENSTLTKQTRSAEDSCIPQEKEALHLVGVAPLQVNELRCNIATQEEGKARQTTEQLGNSQGQSWHLDSKELDTSTDNQKCGVNSEDIEVSPVPRESASDDDKLSQAVVTVPEDIRSFLYELIDTVSGMTAVSKETAFAKENPALNWISSVTLECVTPPESDEESYATDKLAHYDPKWAMTGDSLAQPSNKRDSHMAVQRYGWYHSALQGSINSGQVDVAERKSHQETGAATDTLESSCCPEWEDTGTRSPERQFPLIQAAALCGVDPGQVSSEASMFEDQLRKAGREMLPFVPSVRPTECLSEESGSSAHKDTHDLYENPVENLEDPEGAPAGERPVPFVGATGVNINWENKCVSADGVPEPCGDVHHRGQPEILSTRSAASPDAMEMSCASDLSCENELHKGDGWMFLENKVAVPDVEAETIQYDWPSSFREGDRSVLPSPEESGPLKDYLNFTITKKHQEKNRSFQSSKRRSPFFGEQEWKNFSDRAWRVLNDPIQSTLDMECLRFHDKLKHTLKKPQPPTSGEGTPERLLQVTAETLPSRKVPEAPELSVPPRSRSPLLITILNRGPRHSAPHSTPRSRHSDPFEPPPPFASAQESVSNAARTKGQGQGPAAPFHLNKLTYNNKLKDSRGDISVIMDEFAELSRLMTQGDRQASFAAREPNPTSEDALEKRGPSLPQRTTSYEHLFTELCSTLHFKLKTVAQEACKKPYAFYLVETGDSPFFGRLKNLLKKGSHVEMKPLHFCKTSHSEGDRLMVIIRNEDIYRHIYKIPSLLRLKRFPSVTFVGVDNPEDIFDNTHQELFHSGGFVVSDDKVLEAMTMGELKDAVKTLEKLNCSHGRWSWLLHYKETKRLREDARKDPAAHAKEMLLKSCQGSNITEVLHYHQCDSKSSPRSEHLNCLLNLQVQHISRRFAVFLTEKPSASREAMENKGILVLDVNTFVATAENLAAPFRSGCW, encoded by the exons ATGTCGCCATCAAACCACAAGAGCTC AGCTGAACGTAAGACAAAAG CACTGTATTGTTCCTGGAAAGGTCAGCTCTTCATTCAGCAACAGCGACTGTGTGACATTGTTCTTCGTTCACCGTTTAGCAGCTCCATCCCAGCAGAGTT gCCAGCCAGACTAGAGATCAGGTATGTTGTGGGCATATCTGAGCTGAGAAAAAAGTTGCCCGAAGCTGTATTTGGGGAAAACAATTACACAAATCATGAAGGTACCGTTTTAAAATTAT TCTGCCATCAAGGCATTTTGTTCCGATTATACGAAGTGGAAATGTTAAATCAAAATGAACAAAAAGTGAATCAGTTAACAGAGAGCTTAAAGGAAAAAGATCTG GCACTTGTCAAATATTTAAATGACCGGGCGATTCTCATCCTACTTTCCTCATCTGCCATAGTAAAGGAAAAAG ATTCTGGCCCGGGCGAATCTACGTGTCTTCAGGCCTTGTTTTTAATCTCTTCCCCGAGGCCTAAGTGTTTAACAG CAAAAGATTTGAAATGCGAACACGGGGCAAACAAGAGATATTCACAAGTCGCTCTGGTTCTGCCAGGGCTCCACCATGCATTGGTGGAAGCGGCCAAGCATCCCGTCGACAGCGGAGACCCACTCAGCACTTTGGTGAAGCTGCACCTCCAGGAGTTTGCAAAGCTTGATAAGAAGAATTTGCGGCCGTCCACCTGCAGCCTCGATAGCCCGCCCCTCTCCTCTTTCGATGTGTTCTCGAAGAAGCCTGAGCTTGAATCTCTTTCCGAAAAGTGTCCCCAAAGCTCTCTCTTCCGCCTGCAGTTTTACCTGTCTCATCCCCAAAACTATGCGCTGGAAATGTCAACGGCTACCGCTTTCCTACATGGCAGAACTCGGTCTTCcagaggcagcggcggcagcagcaacttGCAGGAGGCCGACACTTCTTCAGGTTTGAATTTGGACTCTTTGGCACGCCACGAGCCCATTGGCACGGTTGAAACGGCCAGGACTCAGCGTCCGGGGCAGCCGGCCCCACATAGCAAAGAGGCTGATGTGGAACCCAGTGAGATGGGAGAGCGGACTTTGGAGCAGCACAAGAGGAAATCCAGTAGGCTCCTTGTGGCAAATGCAAGGAAGAAATTGTCTCCTCCGAAGGAGGTTTCCAGCAAGGAggacaaaggaaagcagaaaaaaGCCAGAAAGGAAAATTCGAATCTCTCCTTGCCAGCTTCCAAAAATTCAGAATCGCCTGGCGGCTCTAACGAACCTACCCTTAAATTAAAAATTCTTCAGAACCCGCTAAGGAGGAAGAGAG gcgctgaggttttgTCTGCGGAATTTGTTCAGCAAACGCCGTGCGAGTCGGCTGTGAAGGCCGCCCCCTCTTCTGAGAGCCTTGGAGTGGAAGAGAAGAAGTCCCGGGTCTCGAAACAAAAAAAAGACTCCACCGCTGAAAACGTTTCGAGCGAGAAGATGAGCACGAGGAACCAAA TGAAGAGGAAAAGTTCCCACCAGCGGGAGGACGAAATCCCTCCGGCTAGCGATGAGAACGATCCTTCGAGAGAGAGAAGCCTGGACCAGGATGCTTGCCCATCTCCCAAAGTGCTCAACTGCGACTCCCACGCCTTGAACCTGTTGGCCGACCTGGCGCTGAGCTCCAACTCCCCGCTGCTCAGCAACAGCAGTGGCGCCTCCTtgccccccagcccctcccgGGAGCGCCGCCGCTTGCACAAAGGGAAACATTCGGACAAGTCTTCGGATCACGAATATCACAGAGTGACGAAGAAGCTGAAAACGGCTTCCTTCTCTGGCAAGACGGGCCCAGAGTCTGATTTGTCTCCTGAGCAAAGTGGAGAGGGCAGAGAGTCTCCTTCCAGCTCTCATGAAAACAACCCCGCGGGTTCCAGCAAAAGGAGGGCTGCGAAACCCAGTTTGGCGACACCTCCAAGGGAGACGGGTTATCTTTCGGATTCGAGCATTCACTCCTTGATTTCTTCTGAGCACTCGTACGCCTCTCCGGTGTCTGAATCTTGCAAGAAGGGGGCCCCGGGCACCAAGAACGGTGTCAAGAATGCCAGGCTGGGGCCTTTAGTTGGGAAAGTCATGCCTTTCCGGCACCAGCAGAGGATCTGCCACCCTCACAAGCAGTTGAGGGGCTACATACCATTCACACGCTCTGCCGTCATGGCCGCAAGATTGAAGGAAGACTTCTCCAAGTCCCATAAAGTGACCTTTTGCGACAAAACTGTCAAAGTGACTTTCCAGTGGGAGGCAGACTACCCTCCCAACTTAGATAGCAAATACACTAATAATATCTTAGAGAGAACAGTAATTCGAGCTGTACACGG GCCCTGGGACACCCGCTTGTTGGATGATTCGGATGAAATGATGCGCATCCTGcatatgtgggtggcgctgttttATAACAAGCCGTTCAGATCCCCTACAATAAGGAACGTGGTCGAATACCGCAACCCTTCCAAATTTGTCTCACTGAGAAGCATCGTGGATGCCTTTGAAGTCATCGACGACGATTGCGAGGGGTCGTACAGCTTGGAGAAATGCCCCGCGGACTCTCTCTCCGATGATAACCGGACGCCCAGAGAAGCAGACGAGAGGGCGGTTTCTTCCTCGGAGAAGCCCCTCTCCTGTAATGAACTGTCCTCTACGAATTGCATCGATGAGGCTCCCATCGTTATCCCTGATGACCCCAGTGATCTGCCTGAGGAGGAAGAGTCCCATGTTGCTGCCAGCAAACCTAAAGAGAAGGTTAATCCTTCTGACAAA GTGGCTGTGGAGAAACCTGATGAAGAACTCCCACTGGATCCTGCCCTCTCCGCAGAGAGCCAGAGCAGAAACTTGACAGATGAGCATACCGAAGGGCGTTCGAGGCCTCAGGAGCGTGGAACTGATGCGGAGGCGACTGCGAGTGTCGCCTTAGCTGAGGTTTCCCAAAGCGATGCTGCTTCCAAAGATGCGGAAGTCCTGGAGAATTCAGCCAGCAAACAGCCTAGTGCAAACACGATGGCCGGTGGCGTTTCTGCAGAGAAGATTTCTGAATTAAAGGCTTCCTCTCCTTctgcagaggagaaggaggacagCCCACGGAGCGGGGGCGCCGTGTTGCTGCGTCCTGCTGAAATAGGCTGGTTAGAAGCAGACAGTGATTGTGGGGAAGTCAACAAACCGTGTAGAGAGGGGAGGGGGTCACAGGATCTCCCCGTAGATGAGGAAGATATAGAAGGAGAGAGCACGGGGTGGGAATCAATTGAACTTGCTCTTTCGGACAGCAACGATACTGACTCAGAGCCCCGAGATATGGACTTGGACCAAGAGAACAAAGAAGAGGAAGGCTGTGCAATAGAAGACAGGGAAGCTGCCAGGGCCTCTACATCCCCAGTCACTTTTCCACCATCACCAGCCACAGTTTCCGAGCATCAGGCAGAATCACCTGGTACCCAAGAAGACTTTGTACTATCAACCCCTAATTCTGCATCTCTAGGCCCAGCAGATGCGGTTAAGGGTTTCTGCCTTTCAGAGGAAGATAGAGAGGACAATCTGTTTGATTCCCTTCCATTACGGACTAGCCCTGTAAATCAAATAACCCACGATGAAGTAGCCCAGTCTCCAGGGACAGAAGATGCCGTTGAATTAGCCAAACATCCCATGTCTCCAAACCAAATGGATGTGGCTGAAAGCACCCGTAGGTCCCAGGAAGATAACAAAACCAACCTAGAAGATTCAGCTTCTGCACAAGCTGCTGGATTAAAGGATATGGCAACTCGAGGAGAATCTGTAGAGAGCCGAGATTCTGTTGTACTGGCAAACAGCCCCAAATTTCCAAACCCAGTCGGTTCGGACGATACTTCCTTTGCTTCCACAGAAGAGAAAGGAATGAATCTGGCTGATTCAGTTTCACCGGAGGAGAGTCCTGTCCATCAAACAAGTCCTGATGATGTAACAGAATTGCcaactgcccaggaagactctgTGAAGTCAACCAAACATCACATATCCCTAAATCAAATGGATTTGATTGAAGACATTTCCCAGGAAGAGGGTAACCTGACTGACCCAAGTCCGCTGCAAACGTGTGGACCGTGCCAAGTGCAGAGCAGCCCATCAGTTCAAGGGGAATCCACAGGGAAACAAGAAAATTCTGCTTTATCAGCTCCAAATCTTGCACCTGAAAAAGAAATAGACTTGGTCGCGGCTTCCTGTGTTTCGCCGGAAGAGGATGGAATCCACATGGCTGATGTGCTTAAGTTGCAGGTTAGTCCTGTCTATCAAGTAATATCTGATGAAGAGGAAGACTTGCCGGGGAACCAAGAGCACTCAGCTGAAAATAGCACACTCACAAAGCAAACGCGTTCAGCTGAGGATTCCTGCATCCCGCAGGAAAAGGAAGCCCTCCACCTGGTAGGTGTGGCTCCATTGCAAGTGAATGAACTGCGGTGCAACATAGCAACTCAAGAGGAAGGGAAGGCCAGGCAGACAACAGAACAACTTGGCAATTCTCAGGGCCAGAGTTGGCATTTGGATAGTAAAGAATTGGACACCAGTACTGACAATCAAAAGTGTGGCGTTAACAGTGAGGACATTGAAGTCTCTCCTGTGCCCCGAGAATCGGCATCCGATGATGATAAGCTAAGCCAAGCTGTAGTTACTGTGCCTGAAGACATCAGGTCCTTTCTCTATGAGTTGATAGACACTGTGAGTGGCATGACGGCCGTGAGCAAAGAAACCGCCTTTGCGAAAGAGAATCCAGCCTTAAACTGGATTAGTTCCGTCACCCTTGAGTGTGTGACCCCTCCGGAGAGTGATGAAGAGAGTTATGCCACTGACAAGCTTGCCCATTATGACCCCAAATGGGCGATGACAGGTGACTCTTTAGCGCAGCCTAGTAACAAGAGAGACTCTCACATGGCTGTACAAAGATACGGGTGGTATCATTCAGCACTGCAGGGAAGCATAAATTCCGGTCAGGTGGATGTGGCTGAAAGGAAGTCTCATCAAGAGACAGGAGCTGCTACGGACACCCTTGAAAGTTCATGCTGTCCAGAGTGGGAAGACACGGGCACAAGAAGTCCAGAACGCCAGTTCCCCTTGATCCAAGCAGCTGCGTTGTGTGGGGTTGACCCAGGACAAGTTAGTTCGGAAGCATCCATGTTTGAGGACCAGCTcaggaaggcaggcagagaaATGCTGCCTTTTGTGCCGTCAGTGCGTCCTACGGAATGTTTATCCGAAGAATCTGGGTCATCTGCACATAAAGACACACATGATCTGTATGAAAACCCGGTGGAGAATCTGGAGGACCCTGAAGGTGCTCCGGCCGGTGAAAGACCCGTGCCATTTGTCGGAGCTACGGGCGTGAATATAAATTGGGAAAATAAATGTGTTTCTGCGGACGGTGTCCCAGAACCCTGCGGAGATGTGCATCACAGAGGTCAGCCTGAGATACTGTCTACAAGATCTGCTGCCTCGCCAGATGCCATGGAAATGAGTTGCGCCAGTGATTTGAGCTGTGAGAACGAGCTTCACAAGGGTGACGGCTGGATGTTTCTGGAAAACAAGGTGGCGGTGCCTGATGTTGAGGCTGAGACTATCCAGTATGACTGGCCGTCCTCATTCCGGGAAGGCGATAGGTCTGTGCTGCCTTCTCCCGAAGAGTCGGGACCTCTAAAGGACTATTTAAACTTTACTATAACCAAGAAGCACCaagaaaaaaacagaagctttcagTCTTCCAAGAGGCGTAGCCCTTTTTTCGGAGAGCAGGAATGGAAAAACTTCTCCGATAGGGCTTGGAGGGTTCTGAACGACCCCATTCAGAGCACTTTAGATATGGAGTGTCTGCGTTTCCACGATAAGCTAAAACATACCCTTAAGAAACCACAACCTCCTACCTCTGGCGAAGGTACTCCGGAGCGCTTGCTTCAGGTAACGGCAGAGACGTTGCCATCGAGAAAGGTCCCTGAAGCTCCTGAGCTCAGCGTGCCACCCAGGAGCCGAAGCCCGCTTCTGATAACTATTTTGAATCGGGGCCCGAGGCACAGTGCCCCACACAGCACCCCCAGAAGCAGACACAGCGACCCTTTTGAACCTCCTCCCCCGTTTGCTTCTGCCCAGGAATCAGTGAGCAATGCTGCTAGAACGAAAGGTCAAGGACAAGGGCCGGCCGCTCCTTTCCACCTCAACAAGTTAACGTACAATAATAAGCTAAAGGATTCCCGAGGAGACATATCGGTCATCATGGACGAGTTTGCCGAATTGAGCAGGTTGATGACGCAGGGCGACAGGCAGGCGAGTTTCGCGGCCAGAGAGCCAAATCCTACCTCAGAAGATGCTCTGGAGAAAAGGGGTCCCTCCTTGCCTCAGAGGACGACGTCCTACGAGCACCTCTTCACCGAACTGTGCAGCACACTACATTTCAAGCTGAAGACGGTTGCCCAGGAAGCTTGCAAAAAGCCTTATGCATTCTACCTGGTGGAAACGGGCGACAGTCCTTTCTTTGGGAGACTAAAG AACTTGCTGAAAAAAGGGAGCCATGTGGAAATGAAGCCTCTGCATTTTTGTAAGACAAGCCACTCCGAGGGAGACAGACTGATGGTCATCATTAGGAATGAGGACATATACCGACACATATATAAA ATCCCGTCCTTGCTGAGGCTAAAGCGCTTTCCCAGCGTGACCTTTGTGGGAGTGGACAACCCTGAGGACATCTTTGACAACACGCATCAGGAGCTGTTCCACAGCGGGGGCTTCGTGGTGTCTGACGACAAAGTGCTTGAGGCGATGACAATGG GGGAGCTTAAAGACGCTGTCAAAACCTTGGAGAAGCTCAACTGCAGCCACGGGAGATGGAGCTGGCTCCTTCACTACAAAGAGACCAAGAGACTCCGAGAGGACGCCAG GAAGGACCCTGCAGCTCACGCCAAGGAGATGCTCCTGAAATCCTGCCAGGGTTCCAACATCACTGAAGTTCTCCACTACCACCAGTGCGATTCCAAGTCTTCCCCGAGATCTGAGCATCTGAATTGCTTGCTGAACTTGCAGGTTCAGCACATCAGCAGGAGATTTGCCGTGTTCCTCACAG AGAAACCCAGCGCCAGCCGAGAGGCCATGGAGAATAAGGGGATCCTGGTGCTGGATGTAAATACTTTCGTTGCGACGGCTGAAAATTTGGCAGCACCGTTTAGAAGTGGCTGTTG GTAA